DNA from Lagenorhynchus albirostris chromosome 15, mLagAlb1.1, whole genome shotgun sequence:
AACGCTAATGGTTCTTCTATTAATTTCTATATTATTTAACAAAAAGGCACTTTAAAATatgttcctggggcttccctggtggcgcagtggttgagagtctgcctgccgatgcaggggacacgggttcgtgccccggtccgggaagatcccacatgccgcggagcggctgggcccgtgagccatggccgctgagcctgcgcgtccggagcctgtgctccgcaacgggagaggccgcaacagtgagaggcccgcataccgcaaaaaaaaaaaaagttcctggcAATTTATACTTGCATGTGAAAAACGTTCTTTAAAACCTTTAGCCTCGAAGGGCAGTTCACCAGCTTCCAGCATTACCTCACCTCGGAGCTGCTAGAAATGCTGCatctcaggccctaccccagacttacccactgaatcagaatctgcatttgaacaGTTAAGGTGTCCTATAGGTGTTTTGCACAGAGGTTGAAGTTTGAGAAACGTCCCATTAAAGCATTCCTCCATAATTTGGTATAAACCACCCCTGTTGACCTTAGCTTGCAGTGATGAGTGTTGCTTTGATGATGAAGGTTTACACAGGTAGAATCTTTGAGTGAGCGATCTGAAGTGATTATCCTTTGCTAAAATGTCTAAATTTTGTGAACAATGAATAGCCGTTTGGTTCAGGAGAAATACAAccagaaaattaatgaaaatatggTTTCCTCTTATGGTGATGACAGGGCCAAATAGATTTTGTTAGCACTCAGGTTGGATCCTGAATGAAGCAGGTAAAATTTGTTGACAGTGAAATAACAGGATGTGGTAAAGCTAGAAGAAAGTAAACCCAAATATCCCAAATTCTAGTGCTGTTTACTATCAATTTAATAATAATGTGCACCTTTGATGATTTGCAGACTATCCATTCAAGGTGCtatgttatattttattgtttgcttGACAAGCAGTACTCCTTAAAATTGAAATTCTGGAATTTTAAATCAGGAAGAACTTTTATGAATAGCCCACTTGaatgactattttaaaataatgataatagatATAAAATGATTATTCTGTAATTAGATTATCCCTTACATCATTAATGTCATAATGACATTTCTGTAGATTTTTATAAATTTGGGGGAGATTTATCTGTATCCTGTAGCCTATTATTGGGTAGGTGTATAATTTTaatacggttttttttttttaaagataaaggaattacaaacagaagagaattacttttttttcccaaaagcatCTGCAATGAGATTTTGCTTTTGAGGTCATAAAGAGGTGAGAGAAGAGACAAAGTTGGGAAGTTATTTCTCTTGAAATCATCCAGCCTTAATTACTACAGTGTCCTAGTACCACCCTTACGTTTCCAAAGAAGTAGATCCCTGTAAATGCCTTTGTCTCTGGACTTTTGAGTAAAATAGTAGGGTGTACTTTGCAAAATGTCATCGTTGATGTTGAGTTTCAGAGTCTTTAATTAGGAAGCTGAAATCTGTATATCGAGATTTGTAAATCATCTAAATTGCAGAGTAATGTTTTAGAATACTGCTTAAGGGATTGACATtaaagcctttttctttttaagaaatgcaaTAATTTCCTCAAATCCTCACTCATTAGACCTCTATTAACTATagtgctgacttttttttttttttgccctaaagTCTGTGAATTCCAAAGAAATGCTTCACCATTTCCCCCATCATTATAGCCACCTGGAAGCAGTATTCACGTATTAGATTAAACACGTAACAgtgaattgtgaaattttgtttCATGGTGTGTATATTGACATAAATGTATAGAAAAGGGAGGATCATTTCTTTATCTAAAGGGCAAATTTTAACTTTCTGGCTGCAGATTTTTACATGTGTTAAATCAAACCCTGAAGTGATGTATATAAATCCTTATATACAATCAAATTGTCATACTTGCCTTactgaatgatttttctttttttctacttttttccattaaattagAATCTTTGGAAGAATTGCCAGAAATAAGTGGAAAAACAACCCGTAGATTCTTCTTTAATTTAACTTCTATCCCCACTGAGGAGTTTATCACCTCAGCAGAACTTCAGGTCTTTCGGGAACAGATGCAggaaactttggaaaacaatagCAGTTTCCATCACCgaattaatatttatgaaattataaaaCCTGCCACAGCCAACTCCAAGTTCCCCGTGACCAGACTTCTGGACACCAGGTTGGTGACTCAGAATGCCAGCAGGTGGGAGAGCTTTGATGTCACCCCTGCCGTGATGAGGTGGACAGCGCAGGGGCTCGCCAACCACGGGTTTGTGGTGGAGGTGGCCCACCCAGAGGACAGCCACGGGGTCTCCAAGAGGCACGTGCGGATTAGCAGGTCTTTGCACCAAGACAAGCACAGCTGGTCACAGAGAAGGCCTTTGCTGGTCACTTTTGGCCACGATGGGAAAGGACACCCTCTCCACCAAAGAGAAAAGCGTCAGGCAAAACACAAACAGCGGAAACGCCTCAAGTCCAGTTGTAAGAGACACCCTTTGTACGTGGACTTCAGTGACGTGGGGTGGAATGACTGGATCGTCGCCCCCCCGGGGTATCATGCCTTTTACTGCCACGGGGAGTGCCCTTTCCCCCTGGCTGATCACCTGAACTCCACAAACCACGCCATCGTCCAGACGCTGGTCAACTCAGTTAACTCTAAGATTCCCAAGGCGTGCTGTGTCCCAACAGAACTCAGTGCCATCTCCATGCTGTACCTTGACGAGAATGAAAAGGTGGTATTAAAGAACTATCAGGACATGGTTGTCGAGGGTTGTGGGTGTCGTTAgcacagcaaaataaaataaaataaataaatatatatatatatatatatattttagaaaaaagcaaaaaaaaaaaaatcaagttgacACTTTAATATTTCCCAATGAAGACTTTATTtatggaatggaatggaggaaaaaaaacagctattttgaaaatatatttatatctacgAAAAGAAGTtgggaaaacaaatattttaatcagAGAATTATtccttaaagattttaaaatgtatttagttGTACATTTTATATGGGTTCAACCCCAGCACATGAAGTATAATGGTcagatttattttgtatttatttactattataaCCACTTTTTAGGAAAAATAGCTAATTTGTATTTATATGTAATCAAAAGAAGTATTGGGTTTGTacataattttccaaaaattgtAGTTGTTTTCAGTCGTGTGTATTTAAGATGAAAAGTCTACATGGAAGGTTACTCTggcaaagtgcttagcacatttgcttttttttttgcagtgctaCTGTTAAGGTCACAAGTTcatgtccagaaaaaaaaaaaaaagtggataatCCACTCTGCTGACTTTCAAGATTATTATATTATTCAATTCTCAGGAATGTTGCAGAGTGGTTGTCCAGTCCATGAGAACTTACATCCTTATTAGGTGGAATATTTGGATAAGAACCAGACATTGCTGATCAAATATAGAAACCCCCCACCCCTTAGTTTGCAGAAAGAGTAAAGCAGGACCAatagaaataattaagaaaagatGAACCTGCAGGAAAGTGAATGATggtttgttgttcttctttcctaAACTAGTGACCCCTTCAAAGGGGCTGGTCTGGCCaaagtattaaataaaacataagatTTCGTCATTATTGATATTGTGgtcatgtatatttaaaattgataTCTAGTGGCCCTCATGAAGAgttgaaaattgatttgtattttacttttaccTCACCTAAGAGCTCTTTATGCTCAAAAGGACTCAATTTTCTAACTGCCTCTCCACAGCAAAATTGTTTTCTGCCTACCCCTGTTCTCTGTTCCATCAGCTTGCTTTTCTTTCCAAGGTTATGTGTTTGAACACATTTCTCCAAATGTTAAACCTATTTCAGATAATAAATATCAAAGCTCTGGCATTTCATTCTATAAAGGCCAACCTGTAAGAGAAAATGGTGCATTTGTACAGCGTTCACAAAGATTACCTTCTGTTTGCATTTTTGCTTCTGAGGCTACTCATTTTGGAGGGAGGTAGGGAGAAGGCAAGGAATAGTTGGAAATTTGCAGGCAAGTCATTGGCTAATTCCTAGGAATTAATCAATGATTTAGTATTTCACATGAACCTCTTTGGGGCAGGAAGATTTAAGAGAAAACCGAAGCAACAAAAATCAAGCCAAACCTGGGGAACCCAAGATAAAGTTTCAGAGATGATATCCCATGCAGTAGAGGCAATGGTGCCAAAAAATTAGAAAGGGAAAGTGTCTGAGATCAAGCTTCTACAAGGACATCTGCCAGTTGGACTGAAGCCCAAGCAGAATGAAGTCGAATTAGGCCGCTCAGAATGAACACATACCAGTGGCAGGGCTTCTGTGCTCTGGGTTGAAATCAGACCCAAGGAAGGGTTCGGTGGGTATGCTTGTATGGCCAGGGGACCCACAACCCCACAATTTTACTGGAAGTATTCTAAGGTCAATTTCTAGGACTTTGTGTCACCTCTGATCCTGCTGTGATTGGTGAGGCCTAGTTCTAATTTCCTTTCCTAGCCCTTCCTTGATGTGGCTGAAAAAAAGTATGTTAGTAAAGGAACAGAGTATTATCATCAGATTCTTCCCAGGAATTAACTTGCAATGACCCTGTTACATTTTGGGTTATATTTTGGGTGTGATAGATTTAACCCTCGTTTTGAGATTACGTAgatcatatttttctaaaaaaatagtacaagtTATCTTTTATTCCTTCCACTGTTAAaatcttttagtttctttttatcccTATTCTATTGCTCTTTATGTATCATTGGTGTTAGACACCCCTGTGGAGGGCGGGATCGTCTTTGTCCCTTGGCATTCTTCACCCTCTCTTGCCATGGGTGTGAGGGGCAGGCTGCACAGTCgtaacatcttaaaaaataataacccaCGTTTTCTCATCTCCAAATACTCTAGATAAGAGTTGTAAAAGTACAGCACAAGAATTTCCATACATTTGGCAGTTCCgtccctttttatttctctgcttcaTTGGGTCTGATTTTCTCGGTTAAAATGATTCTCAAATGTTCTTTTCTCAAACGGTTCTCAAATGGTTCGtgcataatatatatgtgtaaatatatatagacatatatatgtgaatatatataaatatatacacaaatatatgtgtaaatatacatacaaatatatgtgtgaatacatataaatatatgtgtaaatatatatagacatatatatgtgaatatatataaatatatacacaaatatatgggtaaatatacaaatatatgtgtgaatacatataaatatatgtgtaaatatatatagacatatatgtaatatgtataaatatacatatgaagATATATGTGATTAgtattacatatatatagatgacggcattttcagtttaatttcagAGATTTTTTAATAGTTGAGGACTCTGACCCTCTTGGCAGCTCATTTGAGAAACATAATATTCTTACATATATTCTACATTCCTATAGATGTTTTGTCTCACATTCTTCATTCTGAGAAAAAAAGTGTCATAACTAACCCCATGACACTGAATGTCTTCAGTTTTCAGTCACTATTCTATAGGAAACTTTGAATCTTTTTAGAGTTGGCTTTTCAAAAAATGTGGTAAGTTTCTGAATTTGGGGAGATCACCTTTCAAAACTAAGttgtgtcatctcattttgtgCTTGTCTGGGCTGTGTGCACCTCCCTGGCATGGTTTTAACCTGTATGGCAGGTCCAgattgctctgttcattttttgccTTCAAAATTGGGGAAGAAGAAGATGAGTCGTTTACAAatttctctgtgcttccatttttgCGTAATTTCTACTCCATTTGCTGCTTTAAATTGTACCTCAGGAGGCCAAGAGTGGAGAGATGATCTATCAGTCTGGTCTAGGTAGCAGGCTACATCATTACTGGATAATCTAAGTGTTCCATATCTTTTTCCTCAGCTTTTTATTGGAGGCGGAAAAATCATTTGTGCATTTCacagcactttttaaaatagtgtatttCTATTCTAGAGTCatattaatgttaaaatattgaTTCATGGAGTGTTAGATGCCACAGCCCCCCAGTCTGTTATAAGGCAAAAGGAACCTAGCGTTGCAGTAAAGAACAATTTAAGTGTAGAAATAAGTGTGACATGGATAGGCAATCACAAAGAAGTAGGACTGCCCTGGCACTATTCTattccttttctgctttattttttgcaGGGGGCAGGTAGGGTGAGATGGGATTAATGCAGGTCTGCTTCACTCAGGTAAATTGCTTTTCCTCTTGCCTGCACCCCACTGACATAAATTATAGCCTTATGGTTTTCTC
Protein-coding regions in this window:
- the BMP2 gene encoding bone morphogenetic protein 2, with product MVAGTRCLLALLLPQVLLGVAAGLIPELGRRKFAVSAGRSSSQPSDDVLSEFELRLLSMFGLKQRPTPSRGAVVPPYMLDLYRRHSGQPGAPAPDHRLERAASLANTVRSFHHEESLEELPEISGKTTRRFFFNLTSIPTEEFITSAELQVFREQMQETLENNSSFHHRINIYEIIKPATANSKFPVTRLLDTRLVTQNASRWESFDVTPAVMRWTAQGLANHGFVVEVAHPEDSHGVSKRHVRISRSLHQDKHSWSQRRPLLVTFGHDGKGHPLHQREKRQAKHKQRKRLKSSCKRHPLYVDFSDVGWNDWIVAPPGYHAFYCHGECPFPLADHLNSTNHAIVQTLVNSVNSKIPKACCVPTELSAISMLYLDENEKVVLKNYQDMVVEGCGCR